The DNA region GGATGCAACGAAGATTACCCGCGCCACAACGACGGTTCACATCGTGGCATGCGGCGTGCCGGGGGTTGAGCGGGAGAAGGTCCATTCGGCATACGAACTGGTCGTCGCATACCTGCGGGAACACGCTTTCGGCATCCGGTGATGTTGAGAATGAGCGGGCCTGCGCTCTCCCTGTATCTTGGGCTGTTTTACTGCGGGTCATAAACCCGTCTCTCGCATTGCTCCTCTGAAGCATGATCCAGACCAGCCGGTTGCCGAAACAGGCATCAGTACTTCGCTAAATTTCCCTCACCTCTCCTTCTGTTTGACTTTGTTCCACCATCCTTTCTCTAAACCCGTTGCCGTAACACAGCAATTCCTTTCACCATCCCCATCGATACCCGGGTTGCCTCCCAGATCATGAGTCGAAAACTGTCGAATCGAAACGCGCACATTACAATCGTTCGCGGTCCCTGCTTCACCGGCGAGAAATGTATCCAGAGCAGAGCGACCCAGACGTTTTTCAGCAGAAAAGAGATGATCGCATAGAGATACCGGATCACGGGGTTTCTTGTGCTCGTCCTAGGTCTCACCTGGTTGCGCATCCGATACGACGACTCGATCGAGAACCGTGATCGATAGATCCGGTGTACCCGGAGCGGATGCCAGGTAATACCGCCGACAACGTAGCCCAGGTTCTCAGCGCCGTGTTTTCCTCGTCTCCCCTTCGCATACTTCACAGCAATGGCAATCGTCAGGGGAAGTGGTGGTTTTCCCCTCATCTGATACTCGGCATACCGTGACTGCGTTCCCTGGAGCAACTCTTTCATGCGGTTGCTCTGCTTCTTGACGGGGACGATGAATGGCACCTGCACCTGGGTCAGAAACCCGAAGACCTTCCGGGTATAGAACTCCCGATCCAAACAGAGTACTTCAACTTCGAGGCCGAGTTCGGTGATCCGGTCGAGGTACCGGGCGATGTAGCCGACCTCTGGTGGTCACGTTGAGGGTGACATAGGAATAGAACTCGTTCGTCGATTGCTTGCGTTTGCTTCTGAGGATGTATGGTTCATTCTCCTCGGAGGTCTTCCCGTAGTACGGATCGTTGGTGTAGTCAATCGCAAACTGATACGCGCTCCCGGGCTTGAGAACCTGGTACACCGTATGGGCGAGGAGATCGCAGCGCTCTTTTCCTCTAACTCGTCCATATCAAGTTTCTTGAGGTGGTAACGGAAGGATGTCTCACAGGGCACGTGCTCCAACAACCCGGTGATCGAGTGAATCGATTGTTGCATCGCGGCCATGCCGACCAGAGCCTGAAACAGGTCGGTCTGGGTGAGCCGACCCTGGATCGAGATGGTCAGGTGCTGATCCAGCGCCGCAACGGCGTGAGCACAACATTCTTGCGGTGTGAGGTTGGTACTCTTTCTGCAAGGTCGTCTTCTTGCTTTTGGTAAAAGGCATGAGGAGGTGCCTGCAAACTATATAGATCTTTCGTTTTTGTGCTGGTTTCTGAGTCCAGCGAAGAATATGGGGGTTCTCAAATTAGCGAAGTACTGAACCTGAGCATAAAAGAGGGAAATAAAGCGAATAGTGGTGAAAGGAGCCACTACCGTGAGAATAGTCTGCCCCCTGCGCCTAAAAAGTGCGGGAGTTAAGGTTCAATCGCAGAAGCAAGATCCGAGAGGGTGGAGAAATACTTGTTATGAGTAGCCCTCTTTCGAGTCTCTTTCCACACTCGCTCGATCGGATTCAGTTGAGGGCTATAGGGAGGAAGGAATTCAAGGATCAACTCTTCCTTATGCTTCTCCAGCCAAGGCTTGAGCATTTTTGCATGATGGTATCGACTGTTGTCCAGGATCAGGCATAGGGCCCGGTCTCTTTTACGAAAAGGAGAGAAGTTTCTCGAGAAAGTCCTGGAAAGTGGTTGCATTGAAAGTCTCACTTAACTGGTGCACTAAGCGACCAGTTCCAATCGCCACTGCCCCGAAGACACTGATATGGAATCGTGTGTGTTCCTGCAATACCACTGGATCCCTCTCCTCTGGAGGTATCCACATGGTGCACCGCGACCCATGCTGCTGAAAGTGGCACTCATCCAACCTCCAGATCTCGAGAGTATCATCCTTCTCCAGTTCTGCAAGTTTTTTTAAACGCCTCTTGAGCGACCGGGTCACCTCGTGAGATAACTGGTCGGGGTTTTCGCTGTCGGAATCCCAGTTGATGGAAGAGGCGCTGGGCCTGTCTAATCCCGAGTGTGATCTGGTATCTCTCCTTCAGGTGATGGCTCAGGAGCTTCCCGTCCCACAGGTTCTGCGAATATCCTAAATCTCGGGGATTCTTCCGAAGGTCCTGGTCAATCTGGTCCTTTACTGCATCCGAGATTCGGGACGGTCTTCCCGGACGACTGTCATCGTGCAGCCCTTCCACACCGCGGGTATTGTATGTATTTACCCAGTTCTCGATAGTTGTCGGGGAGTGCCCCAGGATCTCTGCTACCTCGTAACAATCGTAACCCTTCGCTACGAGAAGAACTCCATGTAACCGGGGAAGCGTACCGTGCGTCTTCCGATCACCCGGACTGCAGATGCGGCGTCCTTCACCAAGAGTTTTCGCAATTGTATCCCCGTATTCTGGATGTGATGTGATTCTATATTGATATACTGTAGGAATTATGACGTTACAATAGAGTCGAAAAGGTCGCATGAACTGCAGCGTCTAAAAATTGTATGGGCGCAATATATCCTGGCAACCTTGAGCATACAAGAAGGAGGTAAAGCGAGTGGTGGTGAAATGAGCCACTACACTATCGTGAGAATAGTTGCCACGTGCGCCTGACATATGCAGGAGGTTAGGGTGTATGGTTGAAAGGGGAGATGGAACTAGCCTGCTCGAGCAACCTCACTCACCAAGAACCTTGAACAGGGCGTCCCTTGGGTCCTTATAGTAGATGATCATCAACCGGGACGCCAGGTCGTCCGACATATCGTTGAGTTGCCTCCGGCAGGATACCGGCAGCAGGATTGCCGTAGCCCCTTTTTCTGCGGCTAACTCCACCATATCCAGTGCGTTGTAGACCGGCTCGACGGTTCCGCCCACGCTCATGCCCCCACCAATCACCACGCCACCTTTGAGGCTTCTACCAAGCGCTGCTGAGCAGAGGGCAAGGAGAAGCGGCATTCCAAGTGAAGAGGCACCTTTTACCGCGGTGAGTGCACGGACCTGAACGGAGAATTCACTCTCCCTCGGGTCCCGGTCACCTATAAGCGATCTGGCCTGCGTATAGAAGACCTGTTCTGCAGCGCGGAGCCCCTCGCGAAGTCCGGCCGGTGCTTTTACATTGATCAGGCGTACGGATGAACCCGGTGTCACCGTGACCTCAATCTTATAAATGCCGCTTCCTTCGTTCTCCTCCCCCGGACCGATCGCCCAGACCTGGCCTGGCGGTAGTGGGTCCTGCCCTATCTCATTTTCGTTATGTAACTCCGGGGTTGCGACGTACTGTTCAATCCCGTCCATACCGAGTTTGTAGCTGAACATGGTGTTGCGGAACTCCGCAGAACCGATCCGTTTCTGTTGCTCTTTGACCCTGCGACGGCACTCGAGAGCCAGACGCACCGCCCACTCAAGGACATCATCAGAGATCTCCATATCTGACGAGGGATAGACAAGTTTCAGGAGACCGTTTACCGTCTTGTTCACGGCCCGGCGGTCGCGTCCGCTCAGGGCATCCCCGAAGAAGACGCGGTCGTTTATGAGGTGGAGTTTGTCCTCGCTTCTGAGTTGCCTCCAGCACTCACTCAGGAAATCGCTGACGAGACCATAGTGCTCTGTCATCATGTTTGGATGGATCTTCGGGAAATCCCAGCCCGGCACATAACTGTGAATCCTATCCATGAACGCGGTATCATCTCGGATCTCTCTTGGCAGCGGACCGAACAGGTGGCCCACACGCTGCTGGTGCTCGACATCAATCTCAAAGTTGCCGAGCATAACAATTCCACCCTCCGCCCTGATGCTCTCCTTGCCACGGGAGAATTCCCCGCTTTCCATGTACCCTTTCATGATGTTGATGCCATCTTTCTGGTCAAAGTTTATCCCCGAAACCTCGTCGAAACAGACAACATCATACTGGCATACGAGACCGCGCTGACCGGTTGCGTTGTTTACAAACATCTTTGCAACCGTTGCCTTTCCACCCGAGACCAGATGGGAGTAGGGGCTGATCTGCTGATATAGGTAACTCTTTCCTGTTCCACGGGGGCCGAGTTCGATCATGTTGTAACCCTTCTCGACAAAGGGGACCATGCGGAGAAAGAGGACGTCCTGTGCTCTTGGGGATAGAGAGGAGGGTTCTATCCCGATGCTCCTGATGAGGAAATCCTTCCACTCTTGAATTGACATCTTCTCACGCCCACGGGCGACATCGTCGAGGACGTTCCTCTTTGAGAGCTGGATTGGGCGCAGGCGAGTTATAGAGAACGGGCGGTTGCTCTCCGGATCAGCGTATGCAAGATCGATCTCCGCGTAAAACCCGCCGGTAAGCATCCGTTCATGCTCATAGACGAGGTCTGATGAGATATGGACATCGTTCAGGAGGAGGGATGGGACCGTGGCGAGAAAGGAGTCTGACCTGGCATCGAGCCTGGCGGTGATGAGGTCTATGATTTTAACTGTGCCGTGTACCTTTGCCTGTGCTTTGTAGAATTCTTGCTCTCCTGCACGGACGATGCGCTCACCAAGCTGGCGCTGGACTATCTCAAGTCCATCCTTAATCTCATCTTCATCGGTTGTGGCACAGTATTTTCCGATTAGAAACTCTGCAACGTAGGTGGGGACCGGGTAATTGTCTTTGAACTTCTTTGCGAGGTCTTTTCTGACAACGTAGCCTGGAAAAACGTCAGCCGCCATCTGATCAAGGGCATCTAATTCTGTCATGGACTATTCCACTCCTATGATCGTCTTGCGCTGGGTCACTGTGTTTCCATTCTCATCGAGAACGACGATCATAGCTTCCTTTCCTTCAAGGTTGTCATCTGGAACAAGAAGCGAGACCGCCCCTTCACGTGGAACTGTTTTTTTATCCTTGGTGACGCTGGTCGCCGGGTCACCCGGTTTTAACCGGATGTCAACGGTGTAGCCTTCGGCACCATCGACCGTGATATGGCAGCGGAGGCCTCTCCAGGAGGGTGTCTGGATGACCAGTCTCTGTGCTGCACCCGACCCTCTGGTCACGACGATCTCGGGCACGACAACCTCCTGGGGGCTTAACCCGCCGTGGTCATACTCCCTGCCTGCCTCGAAGCAGGTGATCCCGGGTGCGAGGGCAATCCGGACATTTCTATCCCAGAACCAGGCTACAGTGGGGAGATTGGTGGTGCTGTCGGGCAGGAGATCCGCATACCGGCCTCGGCCTTTCTTGAACGAGACGAGCGACTGGAGGAGATCGGTCTTGTTCAGACCACCCGGCAGGAGGAGCCATCCGTGGTCGGTGACGACGCTGACCTGCTGCCACCCGGCATCAAGGAGGTCGATGATCCGCCGTTCGATCGTTGCAAGTTCGTCGTCAAGGGCCGCTGGCAGTTCGCTGCCTCTCTCATGTCCCGCCCGATCGATGTTCCCGCATTCTGTCCATGCCCGGCCCTCCGTGTCGCCGTAACCGTCATCCCCCAGCACCTGGATCTTCTGTTCTTTAAGGAGCGTTCTCAGTGCAGAGATCTGTGCGACTGCTCCAGTCCTGGTTACGGGGGTGAGGTTCTGCCCTCCAGCGAGTTCTCCTGCGATGGGCATGACAGCAGGTTTTGCGGTCTCGGTGGTGGTGGGGAGGACTGAGAGACGGTAAGTCAGGGTGCATGTGCAGCCAGATCTCTGCAACCGCTCCTCAAGGCGGCGGCCGATGTCCATACGGAGCCCATCGACGAAGAGCAGCACTTCGCCCTGAGATGGCTCCCATGTCTCTTTATGCTGTTCCGGGGGAGATTTAAGCCATTCGTCCTGAAATGCCGTGGCGAGGTCATCAAGCCATTTACGTGCGATTGCGCGGATCGCGGTGGTTACAGCCTTTCGATCCTCCTGTCTCCTGACGTGGGCAAGCGCCATGACAATGGCATCGTCAGCCCTCCAGTATTCGTTGGCGTAGCGCTTCGACTGTTCCTCGATGGTTCCGCCAAACCTGAAGTCTTCTGTCAGTTTTGCGAGCCTGGAGAGGTGCTGGAGAGCGAAGGCAAGTGGGCTTTCGCCAAGGTCGGCCCAGACCCAGGAGCGCCGGGCTCCGTGTTCTTCCTCAAGCCGCAGGATCTCCCGGCGGGCTTCGTCGATGGGGGCACCCTGGAGGTTGAGGAGTGCCTGGCGGAGATCTTCTTCCATGGCATCATTGATCTGGGGCCACGACTCACTGAACATTGGCAGCGGCGGCAGGGGGGTGTTTCGGATCAGTGTGGGTATGTTTGGGTAAGCATGGGGGTTTTCTCTGTAACGCTCCCAGACGTCCGCCCATCGCTTGCCCTGTGAGGTGAGCAGTTCGACAGCGGTTGCGACGCCGTCGGTATGGGGGTCGAACCCATAATCCGTCTTGCAGATGTAGCGAAACGACGACCAATCTTTTGGGCCCATCCGCTCCTTTTCTTCCTGTGGTGAGTTCATCCAGAGGAGGATCTGTTTTCGGTAATCTGGCTGGGCGAGGCTGGCAAGATAGGCGGCATTGAGGGGCTGGTGGCTCTTGATTGAACTGATGGGTTCGTTGCAGAGTTTGTCGATGTTGTCTCTGAGCAACTTTTTTGTGTCCTGGTCGGAGGTGGTGGCGATGTCGAGGTGCGCCTTAAGAAATCGTGCTATCGTCCAGTCCCGTCCGTTGCGGTGGGACCAGATTGCGCCCCGATACTGGAGTTCTGCGAGAGGCTGGATGGGTTCAGGACCGTCACCTATGTTGCGGAGTTCGATCCTGGAGTAGCCGGGGAGGTATATGACCGGCGTTTCGTTGTCGGGCAGCCCTGTTCCGGGGAGGGTGCCTTCTACCAGGCAGCGGATGTAGATGGCCGGGCCCCGCCACTGCCCGGGGTCGTAGTCACCGAGTGTTATGATCGGGAGGCCCTTCTCCTCTCTGAGCAGGGTTGCCACCGGTTGCCACTCTCCGCTCGGGTCGGGCCAGAGGAGGGCTACCGGAGGTGTGGTGTTTTCGCGGTTGTAGTCCCTGATCGCCGCTCTGATGGCGTTGTCGATGGCATCTAGCAGGGTTGTCATCTCTCTTTCACCTTTTCTCTTGCCTTCCGTTTCTCTTCAAGCTTGAAGTGGCGGTCGTTGTAGCGTTCCACGCTCCCGGAAGCATTTGGGACGGGGTCTTTTCCGCGATCTTTATTCCAGTTGATGTTTGGTCTCGATCGGAGCACTCCGGCCTTGACGAAGGGCCGGATGTTGAGACGCACACCGTCGTTCAGGTCGGGGTCCCAGCCGATCGGTTGTTCGTGGAGAGGTTTCCACCGGACAAAGATGTCGTATGGCTCTTCACCCTCAAGGATCTTTGCGAGCCGTTCTTTCAGGTCTTCTGCGGCTGCAAGCCGCCGCTCGGCACCAGGGAGGCCCTTTTCCACTTCTGTCCGCTGCTGGTTGATCCAGGCTCCAAGATAGGTATAGGTCAGCCGTTCAAGGTTGCGTTTA from Methanoculleus receptaculi includes:
- a CDS encoding transposase — its product is MQPLSRTFSRNFSPFRKRDRALCLILDNSRYHHAKMLKPWLEKHKEELILEFLPPYSPQLNPIERVWKETRKRATHNKYFSTLSDLASAIEP
- a CDS encoding transposase, whose amino-acid sequence is MTRSLKRRLKKLAELEKDDTLEIWRLDECHFQQHGSRCTMWIPPEERDPVVLQEHTRFHISVFGAVAIGTGRLVHQLSETFNATTFQDFLEKLLSFS
- a CDS encoding helix-turn-helix domain-containing protein; the protein is MRPFRLYCNVIIPTVYQYRITSHPEYGDTIAKTLGEGRRICSPGDRKTHGTLPRLHGVLLVAKGYDCYEVAEILGHSPTTIENWVNTYNTRGVEGLHDDSRPGRPSRISDAVKDQIDQDLRKNPRDLGYSQNLWDGKLLSHHLKERYQITLGIRQAQRLFHQLGFRQRKPRPVISRGDPVAQEAFKKTCRTGEG
- the brxL gene encoding BREX system Lon protease-like protein BrxL, producing the protein MTELDALDQMAADVFPGYVVRKDLAKKFKDNYPVPTYVAEFLIGKYCATTDEDEIKDGLEIVQRQLGERIVRAGEQEFYKAQAKVHGTVKIIDLITARLDARSDSFLATVPSLLLNDVHISSDLVYEHERMLTGGFYAEIDLAYADPESNRPFSITRLRPIQLSKRNVLDDVARGREKMSIQEWKDFLIRSIGIEPSSLSPRAQDVLFLRMVPFVEKGYNMIELGPRGTGKSYLYQQISPYSHLVSGGKATVAKMFVNNATGQRGLVCQYDVVCFDEVSGINFDQKDGINIMKGYMESGEFSRGKESIRAEGGIVMLGNFEIDVEHQQRVGHLFGPLPREIRDDTAFMDRIHSYVPGWDFPKIHPNMMTEHYGLVSDFLSECWRQLRSEDKLHLINDRVFFGDALSGRDRRAVNKTVNGLLKLVYPSSDMEISDDVLEWAVRLALECRRRVKEQQKRIGSAEFRNTMFSYKLGMDGIEQYVATPELHNENEIGQDPLPPGQVWAIGPGEENEGSGIYKIEVTVTPGSSVRLINVKAPAGLREGLRAAEQVFYTQARSLIGDRDPRESEFSVQVRALTAVKGASSLGMPLLLALCSAALGRSLKGGVVIGGGMSVGGTVEPVYNALDMVELAAEKGATAILLPVSCRRQLNDMSDDLASRLMIIYYKDPRDALFKVLGE
- the pglZ gene encoding BREX-1 system phosphatase PglZ type B — protein: MTTLLDAIDNAIRAAIRDYNRENTTPPVALLWPDPSGEWQPVATLLREEKGLPIITLGDYDPGQWRGPAIYIRCLVEGTLPGTGLPDNETPVIYLPGYSRIELRNIGDGPEPIQPLAELQYRGAIWSHRNGRDWTIARFLKAHLDIATTSDQDTKKLLRDNIDKLCNEPISSIKSHQPLNAAYLASLAQPDYRKQILLWMNSPQEEKERMGPKDWSSFRYICKTDYGFDPHTDGVATAVELLTSQGKRWADVWERYRENPHAYPNIPTLIRNTPLPPLPMFSESWPQINDAMEEDLRQALLNLQGAPIDEARREILRLEEEHGARRSWVWADLGESPLAFALQHLSRLAKLTEDFRFGGTIEEQSKRYANEYWRADDAIVMALAHVRRQEDRKAVTTAIRAIARKWLDDLATAFQDEWLKSPPEQHKETWEPSQGEVLLFVDGLRMDIGRRLEERLQRSGCTCTLTYRLSVLPTTTETAKPAVMPIAGELAGGQNLTPVTRTGAVAQISALRTLLKEQKIQVLGDDGYGDTEGRAWTECGNIDRAGHERGSELPAALDDELATIERRIIDLLDAGWQQVSVVTDHGWLLLPGGLNKTDLLQSLVSFKKGRGRYADLLPDSTTNLPTVAWFWDRNVRIALAPGITCFEAGREYDHGGLSPQEVVVPEIVVTRGSGAAQRLVIQTPSWRGLRCHITVDGAEGYTVDIRLKPGDPATSVTKDKKTVPREGAVSLLVPDDNLEGKEAMIVVLDENGNTVTQRKTIIGVE